From the Scophthalmus maximus strain ysfricsl-2021 chromosome 11, ASM2237912v1, whole genome shotgun sequence genome, one window contains:
- the LOC118299500 gene encoding uncharacterized protein LOC118299500, with the protein MAASILRRKIPPISTGELGAPLLRQASHDQSRTRTGAEPVERQRLIGDGHSDWMTEKVDLSSFVSTNESSPSSSLPPSPLEQDVKVPSDLEVMTSLLQEELAQLEDYFRSESTSTTSKLEKSSKCDKGAQAMGSQSYYQLPYGSYGSGQSEANPVVVTLATGELDLASFCGGPIGRTKIARPAPYNYHHRYHQNNGRRIISEAVKVGEDVGLDTWGSRGGYSGSTELSVNHYSTLKTVSKNSLGGVKKVRECALSLKEEESYCFSEGMFCSEEIARGFCLGGSYESHHKREGQLMHNVKVNVSYDSTGLDVLHCGKDGGLSGSVPQETMVAGDGYFHQSMGSTEPYHSFIGDLDQPSQAQAVEPQHGHYLYPECLADQSYECLSRGEGEGPLMGAPIHRPTQRLKDEHCSLKPSLVMGAASLDSGTGERKQKKRDQNKTAAHRYRLRKRAELDSLEEELHGLEGQNRELRDKAESVEREIQYVKDLLIEVYKARSQRLKQDGSA; encoded by the exons ATGGCGGCATCGATCCTTCGCAGGAAAATTCCTCCCATTTCCACAGGCGAGCTCGGCGCTCCCCTTCTCCGACAGGCTAGCCACGACCAATCACGAACGAGGACGGGGGCGGAGCCTGTGGAGAGGCAGCGCTTAATTG GTGATGGTCACTCAGATTGGATGACGGAAAAAGTTGATTTGTCTTCATTTGTGTCGACGAACGAGTCCTCTCCGAGCTCTTCCCTTCCACCCTCGCCGTTAGAACAAGATGTCAAGGTGCCCTCGGATCTGGAGGTCATGACctccctgctgcaggaggagctggctCAGCTGGAGGACTACTTCCGCTCCGAGTCCACGTCCACGACGAGCAAGTTGGAGAAATCCTCAAAATGTGACAAGGGTGCTCAAGCCATGGGCTCCCAGTCTTATTATCAGTTACCCTATGGGTCGTATGGGTCCGGTCAATCAGAAGCGAACCCCGTGGTTGTCACCTTGGCAACGGGGGAGCTGGACCTGGCCAGCTTCTGCGGCGGTCCCATCGGGAGAACCAAAATCGCCCGACCCGCTCCGTACAACTACCACCACCGCTACCACCAAAACAACGGGCGGCGAATCATCAGCGAGGCTGTGAAAGTCGGGGAGGACGTCGGACTTGATACATGGGGCTCCAGGGGGGGCTACTCAGGAAGCACGGAGTTGTCCGTGAACCACTACTCCACACTGAAGACGGTGAGCAAGAACAGCCTGGGCGGCGTGAAGAAGGTGAGAGAATGTGCGTTATcgttgaaggaggaggagagctacTGTTTCTCCGAAGGAATGTTTTGCAGCGAAGAGATTGCGCGAGGTTTTTGTCTGGGCGGCTCGTACGAGAGCCACCACAAGCGGGAGGGACAGCTGATGCACAACGTGAAGGTCAATGTAAGTTACGACAGCACGGGGCTCGACGTTTTGCACTGCGGCAAAGACGGGGGACTTTCCGGAAGTGTCCCCCAAGAGACAATGGTGGCCGGCGACGGCTACTTCCACCAGTCCATGGGCAGCACAGAGCCTTACCATAGCTTTATAGGTGACCTCGATCAGCCGTCACAAGCACAGGCTGTAGAGCCCCAACATGGCCACTACCTCTATCCAGAATGCCTTGCAGACCAAAGCTACGAATGTCTGTCCAGGGGGGAGGGCGAGGGGCCGCTGATGGGCGCCCCCATCCACCGCCCCACCCAGAGGCTAAAGGATGAGCACTGCTCCCTCAAACCGTCTCTGGTGATGGGCGCCGCTTCTCTGGACTCAGGCActggagagaggaagcagaagaagagggacCAGAACAAAACTGCTGCTCACAG GTACAGGCTGCGTAAGAGGGCGGAGCTGGActctctggaggaggagctgcacgGCCTCGAGGGCCAGAACCGGGAGCTGCGCGACAAGGCGGAGTCGGTGGAGCGAGAAATCCAGTACGTCAAAGATCTACTGATCGAGGTCTACAAGGCGCGCAGTCAGCGGCTCAAACAGGACGGCAGTGCCTAA